One genomic window of Quercus robur chromosome 6, dhQueRobu3.1, whole genome shotgun sequence includes the following:
- the LOC126689898 gene encoding uncharacterized protein LOC126689898, with product MDSYICTSSQNNNAIAAKLHIEDIRKRKFSIGESRPNPLTEDLQNAVANLSSELYTKDVHFLMELIQNAEDNEYLAGVKPTLEFVLTTADITGIGALATLLVFNNEVGFSKTNIDSLCGIGRSTKRGQRHQGFIGEKGFRQLTGIGFKSVFLVSGLPHVFSNGYQIRFSEIPNPDCAIGYIVPEWVSTNPTYSDIRAIYGSGKALPNTVIILPLKPKKVEAVKKQLSEIHPEVLLFLNKIKRLSIRETSSKTCIADSISAVSISTETNLVSLKTQGANCRVVHLSVQEEVDATETTCPYYVWRQCFPVKPNNMVDARKDIKEWVISLAFPSGERLKRGTSSTGVFAFLPTAMVTNFPFIIQGDFILTSSRETILLDNKWNSGILDQVPCSFCSAFTAFMKSTLTEKYFSVAQVLHFLPCQVCPYKELNTVRQFIMILLQEECIVPYETFVDEKIVFCKPTNVIRVLPEFRKIMRRIKEHGVLSHAISAQGKFVLHNSVDCKEYDDSCNFLKVAPAGICNDWYGKCIQECNLTCRASTEEYVDLLCFLAEKWRFIPLRSVNSIPLFKHITWNGEIKSCSLQAIKQERLKIHIVWEPQEHAWLNKWNQVMGCPYDRFFFPDTLVAALVGCERQYNLKQWFIKYVGLVVTTVSKYCSQLGCFLEIKKDPKLVVLFSHFMYHTWLRNYIREREICNVFHFMPVVDECGNVILCKNTLVLASSSKWIKLFGSNPFTKANCKYVELGVVYAEAAEFAGECTPANELLQFFKKHGKTSDLPDIIPQDMALQVASSQLTCEEALMLLAWIQNLRAKKYGLPIRFIQSIRNGKWVKTSSGFNTPSQCFLCDGTEVSTLLEMGRTLKVLSDIDEAYYMDRIRAYKYELIFIGMRIGSDDMYQLISDHLKHLASSSMSKPFAILLLRFIRYSNHQNKLDEDFLKSVKAGKWLKTNQGYLTPPGTVYLMPDMVDGFVQITDLHVVDRRYYENQLDCYEEELKFLGVVIDLEDVYKQIPEHFQFPKDLSILTKNSVFLLLGCIQHLGLAGNNFVQKIKDQPWMKTSSGFKCPSESLLPGLNWDHLLNIVPLPVVDEEYYGSRIGSYRTELEAIGVVVDINGACKMLSFTLKSTLSSSSLTSTNVFSLLNCIRCMNKIMQTQLLDIISCLSGEKWLKTCHGYKSAPESILFDQKWGTVSKFVDLPFIDEAFYGLCIHSYKCELNMLGVVINFSEGAHFVARGLKLPRETASLAPEGALSLLQCATSLKKSCKSTDHSTFKILLNKLTGSKWLKTHMGYRFPQECLLFNPDWECYLTPNDGPFIDEKFYVTLSSLEKEDLKAIGVKVDIEEACNLISHALTSHVQTSAVRRIYRFLYKFNWNPQMQDTRSSQLWIPDQQMGKGKWVENWRCVLHDQNNLFDTRLHALDKYYEKELLPFLSRAFGVCEVPSPYDYLDIWNIWEASHQVSTAKLSSFFGQISENWENWDSDTRSILKRQCTMLPAANTSGAVQFVMKEEVFIADDLQLKNLFIEASENPLFVWFPPKCLSSPAKLLEIYTSLGVRKISEAVKFDLHCTLSASKIIDDTDSLIGKALIKLVLAFANMPMEEKHKTAKSLLELSVYGTEDPISVRYALQLPLQKRRLEVEIKKMVLWEKNSQRLLVNKSTWNEGKKDIKFIASFARAILEAVLPNSVDQMDTLCRMIQMGMALGLEEDAVDYLLWTENLELSVEDKEFLDRSFPSGKSSPVLGKRLSMNPLLPSTPNGSACRRRL from the coding sequence GGTTTCGGCAACTTACAGGAATAGGATTCAAGAGCGTGTTTCTTGTCAGTGGACTGCCACACGTATTTAGCAACGGATACCAAATCAGGTTCAGTGAAATTCCAAATCCTGATTGTGCCATTGGGTACATTGTCCCAGAGTGGGTTTCCACAAACCCAACTTATTCAGACATCCGGGCCATTTATGGGTCTGGCAAGGCTCTGCCAAATACTGTGATTATTCTCCCTTTAAAGCCTAAGAAAGTGGAAGCTGTGAAGAAACAACTATCAGAAATTCATCCTGAAGTATTGctatttttgaacaaaatcaaGCGATTATCAATACGAGAAACCAGCAGTAAAACTTGCATTGCAGACTCTATTTCTGCAGTTTCTATCTCTACTGAGACTAACCTTGTCTCATTAAAGACTCAGGGAGCAAACTGCCGTGTAGTCCATCTTTCAGTTCAGGAGGAAGTGGACGCGACCGAGACCACATGCCCTTATTATGTATGGAGACAATGCTTCCCTGTAAAACCGAATAATATGGTGGATGCAAGGAAGGATATAAAAGAATGGGTGATATCTCTGGCTTTTCCATCTGGTGAGCGACTGAAGCGGGGGACTTCTTCCACTGGTGTTTTTGCCTTCCTACCTACTGCAATGGTTACTAATTTCCCATTTATAATCCAGGGAGACTTCATACTTACATCTTCTAGAGAAACCATACTGTTGGATAACAAGTGGAACTCTGGAATCCTGGACCAAGTGCCTTGCTCCTTTTGCAGCGCTTTTACTGCTTTTATGAAGTCCACATTGACTGAAAAATACTTTTCTGTTGCTCAAGTACTTCATTTCTTGCCTTGCCAAGTGTGTCCATACAAAGAGCTAAATACAGTGAGGCAATTTATCATGATATTGTTGCAGGAAGAGTGTATTGTTCCTTATGAGACATTTGTTGATGAGAAGATAGTCTTTTGCAAGCCAACTAACGTGATAAGAGTCCTTCCTGAGTTCAGGAAAATCATGCGGCGTATTAAAGAACATGGTGTCCTTTCCCATGCCATTTCTGCTCAGGGGAAGTTTGTGTTGCATAATTCAGTAGACTGCAAAGAATATGACGATTCCTGCAACTTTCTCAAAGTTGCTCCTGCAGGTATTTGTAATGACTGGTATGGAAAATGCATTCAAGAATGCAACCTCACTTGTAGAGCTTCTACAGAAGAGTATGTGGATCTTCTTTGCTTTCTTGCTGAAAAATGGAGATTTATTCCACTAAGGAGTGTCAATAGCATACCCCTTTTCAAACACATTACTTGGAATGGAGAAATAAAGTCATGTAGTTTACAAGCAATTAAGCAGGAACGTCTAAAGATTCATATTGTCTGGGAGCCACAAGAACATGCCTGGCTAAACAAATGGAACCAAGTGATGGGTTGCCCATATGACCGTTTCTTCTTCCCTGATACCTTGGTGGCTGCTCTGGTAGGGTGTGAAAGACAATACAACTTGAAGCAATGGTTTATCAAATACGTGGGTTTGGTAGTCACTACTGTTTCTAAATATTGTTCACAACTTGGTTGTTttcttgaaataaagaaagaccCAAAACTTGTTGTCTTGTTTTCTCATTTCATGTATCATACATGGTTAAGAAACTACattcgagagagagagatttgtaaTGTTTTTCATTTCATGCCAGTCGTGGATGAATGTGGAAATGTGATTTTGTGCAAGAATACTCTTGTTCTGGCTTCCAGTAGCAAATGGATAAAACTGTTTGGATCTAATCCATTTACAAAGGCTAATTGCAAGTATGTTGAACTTGGGGTGGTATATGCTGAAGCTGCCGAATTTGCTGGAGAATGCACTCCAGCAAATGAACTAttgcaatttttcaaaaagcatgGAAAAACTTCTGATTTGCCAGACATAATACCTCAGGACATGGCGTTGCAAGTTGCTTCTAGTCAACTAACATGTGAGGAGGCTTTAATGCTTCTGGCCTGGATCCAAAATTTGAGAGCTAAGAAATATGGATTACCTATAAGGTTCATCCAAAGCATACGGAACGGGAAATGGGTTAAAACATCTTCAGGATTTAATACTCCTTCCCAGTGCTTTCTTTGTGATGGAACTGAGGTATCAACTCTCTTGGAGATGGGAAGAACTCTAAAGGTTTTATCAGATATTGATGAAGCGTATTATATGGACAGGATAAGAGCTTATAAATATGAGTTGATTTTCATTGGAATGCGGATTGGTTCTGACGATATGTATCAGCTTATCAGTGACCACCTTAAGCATCTTGCTTCCTCATCAATGAGCAAACCTTTTGCAATTTTGCTGCTTAGATTTATAAGGTACTCAAATCACCAAAATAAACTTGATGAAGACTTCTTAAAATCTGTGAAAGCAGGGAAATGGTTGAAGACAAACCAGGGGTATTTGACTCCTCCAGGAACTGTCTATCTGATGCCTGATATGGTAGATGGTTTTGTACAAATTACAGATCTGCATGTTGTTGACAGAAGATACTATGAAAACCAACTTGATTGTTATGAGGAGGAGCTAAAGTTTCTGGGTGTTGTCATCGATCTGGAAGATGTTTATAAACAAATACCAGAGCACTTTCAATTTCCAAAAGATCTTtcaattttgacaaaaaatagtgtttttctGTTGCTTGGATGCATCCAGCATTTGGGGCTTGCAGGTAACAATTTTGTGCAGAAAATTAAAGACCAACCCTGGATGAAAACTAGCTCTGGTTTCAAATGCCCTTCAGAGTCCCTTCTGCCAGGTCTTAATTGGGACCACTTATTGAATATTGTTCCTTTGCCTGTTGTTGATGAAGAATATTATGGAAGCAGAATTGGTTCATACAGAACTGAACTTGAGGCAATTGGGGTGGTTGTAGATATAAATGGAGCATGTAAAATGCTTTCCTTTACACTCAAGTCAACATTGTCTTCAAGCAGTTTAACCAGCACCAATGTGTTCTCCTTACTCAACTGCATCAGGTGCATGAATAAGATAATGCAGACACAATTACTTGATATAATTAGCTGCTTGTCAGGGGAGAAGTGGTTGAAGACTTGTCATGGCTATAAATCTGCCCCAGAATCTATTTTGTTTGATCAGAAATGGGGAACAGTCTCCAAGTTCGTGGACCTTCCTTTCATTGATGAGGCTTTCTACGGTCTCTGCATCCACTCATATAAATGTGAATTGAATATGCTTGGCGTTGTGATTAATTTTAGTGAAGGGGCTCATTTTGTTGCAAGAGGTCTCAAGTTGCCAAGAGAAACAGCATCTTTAGCACCAGAGGGTGCTCTCTCACTGCTTCAGTGTGCCACATCCCTCAAAAAAAGTTGCAAGTCAACTGACCACTCTACATTTAAGATTTTGCTCAACAAATTAACAGGAAGCAAATGGCTAAAAACACACATGGGCTACAGGTTCCCACAAGAATGTCTCCTGTTCAATCCAGATTGGGAATGTTATTTAACACCAAATGATGGGCCTTTCATTGATGAGAAGTTCTATGTAACTCTTAGTTCTCTGGaaaaagaagatctaaaagccATAGGTGTGAAGGTGGATATTGAGGAAGCCTGCAATCTTATTTCCCATGCTCTTACATCCCATGTTCAAACTTCTGCTGTCAGGAGAATCTACAGATTCCTATACAAATTTAATTGGAATCCACAGATGCAGGACACACGTTCCTCTCAGTTATGGATCCCAGATCAACAAATGGGtaaaggaaaatgggtggaaaattGGCGTTGTGTACTCCATGACCAGAATAATCTATTTGACACTCGTCTGCATGCTCTTGATAAATACTATGAGAAGGAATTGCTACCTTTTCTGTCAAGGGCTTTTGGGGTTTGCGAAGTTCCTTCACCATATGATTATTTAGATATCTGGAATATCTGGGAGGCTTCGCATCAAGTTTCCACTGCTAAGCTAAGCTCCTTCTTCGGGCAAATATCAGAAAATTGGGAAAACTGGGATTCTGACACTAGAAGTATCCTCAAAAGACAGTGCACCATGCTTCCAGCGGCCAATACTTCAGGAGCAGTTCAGTTTGTGATGAAAGAAGAAGTTTTTATTGCTGATGATTTGCAgttgaaaaatttatttattgaagcTAGTGAAAATCCACTGTTTGTATGGTTCCCACCAAAGTGTTTGTCATCTCCAGCTAAATTGCTAGAAATTTACACGAGTCTTGGTGTTCGAAAAATATCTGAAGCTGTGAAGTTTGACCTACATTGTACTTTGTCTGCAAGTAAAATTATTGATGATACAGATTCCCTGATTGGGAAAGCTTTGATCAAGTTGGTGTTGGCCTTCGCAAATATGCCAATGGAAGAAAAACACAAGACTGCAAAATCTCTCCTTGAACTCTCAGTTTATGGCACGGAAGACCCAATATCAGTCCGGTATGCCTTACAGTTACCTTTGCAGAAAAGGAGGCTAGaagtagaaattaaaaaaatggtgcTTTGGGAGAAGAACTCACAGAGACTGCTTGTCAATAAATCAACCTGGaatgaaggaaagaaagataTAAAATTCATTGCTTCTTTTGCACGAGCCATCTTGGAAGCAGTTCTACCTAACAGTGTGGATCAAATGGACACACTTTGCAGAATGATCCAAATGGGCATGGCACTTGGGTTAGAGGAAGATGCAGTGGACTACCTGCTATGGACAGAGAATTTGGAACTATCTGTTGAGGACAAGGAATTCCTTGATCGTTCATTTCCCTCTGGTAAGTCCTCTCCTGTTTTGGGCAAGCGCCTGTCTATGAACCCCTTATTGCCTTCAACTCCAAATGGTTCAGCCTGTAGGAGGCGGCTTTGA
- the LOC126732964 gene encoding branched-chain amino acid aminotransferase 2, chloroplastic has product MERSAALGGLQPNYLLCPSRRCPSSPPLNSLPLPFADNTLSSLNFKLQKRLPLASRNVQAASSLFKRDAILSDTYSETAELVDMDWDNLGFAFLPTDYMYIMKCARGGDFSKGELQRFGNIEMNPSAGVLNYGQGLFEGLKAYRTKDGNILLFRPEENAIRMRQGAERMCMPSPTVEQFVEAVKATVLANKRWVPPPGKGSLYIRPLLMGSGAVLGLAPAPEYTFLIYVSPVGNYFKEGVAPIHLIVEHELHRATPGGTGGVKTIGNYAAVLKAQSAAKARGYSDVLYLDCVNKRYLEEVSSCNIFVVKDNVISTPAIKGTILPGITRKSIIDVARSQGFQVEERPVAVDELLDADEVFCTGTAVVVSPVGSITYLGKRVSYKNEGIGEVSQKLYSVLTRLQMGLIEDKMDWTVELR; this is encoded by the exons atggAGAGAAGCGCCGCCTTGGGAGGGCTTCAGCCAAATTACCTCCTATGCCCCTCCCGCCGCTGCCCCTCCTCCCCTCCTCTCAATTCCTTACCACTACCCTTCGCCGACAATACACTTTCCTCTCTCAACTTCAAG CTCCAAAAGAGGCTTCCTCTTGCTTCTCGAAATGTTCAAGCGGCTTCTTCTCTATTCAAGCGTGATGCCATTTTATCTGATACTTACAG TGAAACGGCTGAATTAGTTGACATGGACTGGGACAACCTTGGATTTGCGTTTCTCCCTACTGATTATATGTATATCATGAAATGTGCTCGAGGGGGGGACTTCTCTAAAGGGGAATTACAGCGTTTTGGGAACATTGAAATGAACCCTTCAGCTGGAGTCTTGAATTATGGGCAG GGATTATTTGAAGGTTTGAAGGCCTATAGGACAAAAGATGGTAATATTCTACTTTTTCGTCCGGAGGAAAATGCAATACGGATGAGGCAGGGAGCAGAGCGGATGTGCATGCCATCACCAACAGTTGAACAATTCGTGGAAGCTGTAAAGGCCACTGTTTTAGCAAACAAACGTTGG GTTCCACCTCCAGGTAAAGGTTCCTTGTACATCAGGCCATTGCTAATGGGGAGTGGAGCTGTTCTTGGCCTTGCACCTGCTCCAGAGTATACCTTTCTGATTTATGTGTCACCTGTTGGCAACTATTTTAAG GAAGGTGTGGCACCAATCCATCTGATTGTTGAGCATGAATTGCATCGTGCAACTCCTGGTGGTACTGGGGGTGTAAAGACCATAGGGAACTATGCTGCA gTTCTGAAGGCTCAATCTGCTGCAAAAGCCAGAGGTTATTCTGATGTGCTATACCTCGATTGTGTCAACAAAAGATATCTAGAGGAGGTTTCATCTTGCAACATTTTTGTTGTGAAG GATAATGTTATCTCCACTCCTGCAATAAAAGGGACAATTCTACCAGGCATTACAAGAAAGAGTATAATTGATGTTGCTCGTAGCCAAGGGTTTCAG GTAGAGGAACGCCCTGTAGCAGTAGATGAATTGCTTGATGCTGATGAAGTATTTTGTACGGGAACAGCTGTGGTTGTTTCACCAGTGGGCAGCATTACATATTTGGGCAAAAG GGTATCATATAAAAATGAAGGTATAGGTGAAGTGTCGCAAAAACTCTACTCTGTGCTTACCAGACTACAGATGGGACTCATAGAAGACAAGATGGATTGGACTGTTGAGCTGAG ataa